From a region of the Buchnera aphidicola (Floraphis choui) genome:
- the recD gene encoding exodeoxyribonuclease V subunit alpha, whose product MDVISLLKEAIKQEIITLSDFYFSISITQYQSPKMIFLAICINYFIRTGGHTCLPISIIEKKEIFLEKKNKILINKIWKTTQLLNNLRIELLTNKMISNGSHPTPFVLFNEKIYLNKTWKAEKTIFKFLSKPECSKTKNLITIKNKIAHLLCKKIDNLQKIAIILSIINKITFIIGEPGTGKTTIVSKILTAIISISNKKLKIQLAASTGKAANRLTESIEKFISKFKSLYEKKNILIQPAVTLHRFLGIQSENNLNFKKLNYYSEIDVLIIDETSMIDIFTMERLIKNISKETKVIFLGDHHQLPSVNCGHILKDIYSYYYNGYSKSIIKKINFFGIFNIKEIKDYKFSNINDKICILKTNYRFTLKSNIFKISTKIKKNKFKNFEKLFLNTYEDIKFISLDTDQDYKKMISNLIKNYMYYWNHLKTTKNFLDIMLIFNYYRLICVLQDGPFGVKGLNTALENEMKNKGLIKTIVINKKIVYFGQPIIILKNNYTIKLYNGDIGIILYDKKNELKAFFFNKNKFDVKCIPINILPRFQTNWAMTAHKSQGSEFQHVVLVLPNYNSNVLTKELIYTAITRTKTKLTIYSNKEIFMKSIKNRTNRYSSLSKNECIY is encoded by the coding sequence ATGGATGTTATATCTTTATTAAAAGAAGCTATTAAACAAGAAATAATTACTTTATCAGATTTTTACTTTTCTATTTCAATAACTCAATATCAATCACCTAAAATGATTTTTTTAGCTATTTGTATCAATTACTTTATCCGTACAGGAGGGCATACTTGCCTTCCAATTTCAATTATAGAAAAAAAAGAAATATTTCTTGAAAAGAAAAACAAAATATTAATTAATAAAATTTGGAAAACAACTCAATTATTAAATAATTTAAGAATAGAACTATTAACAAATAAAATGATTAGTAATGGATCACACCCAACTCCTTTCGTATTATTCAATGAAAAGATATATCTTAATAAGACATGGAAAGCAGAAAAAACAATTTTTAAATTTCTTTCAAAACCAGAATGCTCTAAAACAAAAAACTTAATCACAATTAAAAATAAAATAGCTCATTTATTATGTAAAAAAATTGATAATTTACAAAAAATCGCAATAATTTTATCAATTATTAATAAAATAACATTTATAATAGGCGAACCAGGGACAGGGAAAACTACAATAGTATCTAAAATATTAACTGCTATTATTAGCATATCTAATAAAAAATTAAAAATTCAATTAGCAGCTTCTACAGGAAAAGCTGCTAATCGCTTAACCGAATCTATCGAGAAATTCATCTCAAAATTTAAAAGTCTATATGAAAAAAAAAATATATTAATACAACCTGCAGTAACTCTACATCGCTTTTTAGGAATTCAATCAGAAAACAATTTAAACTTTAAAAAACTAAATTATTATTCAGAAATAGATGTATTAATTATAGATGAAACATCTATGATTGATATTTTTACTATGGAAAGATTAATTAAAAATATATCAAAAGAAACTAAAGTTATATTTTTAGGTGACCATCATCAATTACCTTCAGTAAACTGTGGACATATTTTAAAAGATATATATAGCTATTATTATAATGGATATAGTAAATCTATAATAAAAAAAATTAATTTCTTTGGAATTTTTAATATTAAAGAAATAAAAGATTACAAATTTTCCAATATCAATGATAAAATATGTATCCTAAAAACTAATTATCGTTTTACACTAAAATCTAATATTTTTAAAATATCTACTAAAATAAAAAAAAATAAATTTAAAAACTTTGAAAAATTATTCCTTAACACCTATGAAGATATTAAATTTATTTCTTTAGATACCGATCAAGACTATAAAAAAATGATTTCTAACTTAATTAAAAATTATATGTATTATTGGAATCATTTAAAAACAACTAAAAATTTTTTAGATATAATGTTAATTTTTAATTATTATAGATTAATATGTGTTTTACAAGACGGGCCATTCGGAGTTAAAGGATTAAATACAGCGTTAGAAAATGAAATGAAAAATAAAGGATTAATAAAAACAATTGTTATTAATAAAAAAATAGTCTATTTTGGACAACCAATAATAATTTTAAAAAACAACTATACTATAAAATTATATAATGGGGATATAGGAATTATTCTTTATGATAAAAAAAATGAATTAAAAGCATTTTTTTTTAATAAAAATAAATTTGATGTAAAATGTATACCTATCAATATACTACCTAGATTTCAAACTAATTGGGCTATGACAGCACATAAATCTCAAGGATCAGAATTTCAACATGTAGTTTTAGTTTTGCCAAATTATAATTCAAATGTTTTAACAAAAGAACTAATTTACACTGCAATTACTCGAACAAAAACTAAATTAACTATATACAGTAATAAGGAAATATTTATGAAGTCAATAAAGAATAGAACTAATCGATATAGTAGTTTATCTAAAAATGAATGTATTTATTAA
- the mltA gene encoding murein transglycosylase A, whose translation MNNKIIMILLLTMLNYGLSKKINSKNIHDTNIIKNDKSMWKKDLNVSINNKIINKRDILVQIQKIKLFSPKLYKKNKLLYQSISNWLKLSGNIRQLKSYKIYLYKLKDLNKHGNIKITSYYTPIINARKVPEKEFKYPIYTLPNSTEKHKLLPSRRNIYNGVLKKKYIIAYSNSLIDNFIMDIQGSGIINYGSHKPLVLLKYLGENGWPYKSIGKILIKKGDIRKENMSIKAIKNWGKQHTLSEVKNLLEKNTSFVFFKSTKYKPVCGASSIPLIAKTSIATDTRIIKPGNILLAKIPILNKTGQFTNTYETRLLIALDVGGAIKGQKLDLYQGIGEQAGITAGFYNHYGYIWVLKKDI comes from the coding sequence ATGAATAATAAAATTATTATGATATTGTTATTAACAATGTTAAACTATGGTTTATCTAAAAAAATAAATTCTAAAAACATTCATGATACAAACATCATAAAAAATGATAAAAGTATGTGGAAGAAGGATTTAAACGTTTCTATTAATAATAAAATTATTAACAAACGAGATATATTAGTACAAATTCAAAAAATAAAATTATTTTCTCCTAAATTATACAAAAAAAATAAATTATTATATCAATCCATAAGTAATTGGTTAAAATTAAGTGGAAATATTAGACAGTTAAAATCATATAAAATATATTTATATAAATTAAAAGATTTAAATAAGCATGGAAACATAAAAATAACAAGCTATTATACTCCAATAATTAATGCTAGAAAAGTTCCAGAAAAAGAGTTTAAATACCCCATTTACACTCTTCCTAATAGTACAGAAAAACATAAACTTCTACCCAGTAGGAGAAACATTTATAACGGAGTATTGAAAAAAAAATATATTATAGCATATAGTAATTCACTTATAGACAACTTTATTATGGATATTCAAGGTAGTGGGATTATCAATTATGGTTCGCATAAACCCTTAGTTCTATTAAAATATTTAGGAGAAAATGGATGGCCTTACAAAAGTATTGGAAAAATTCTAATTAAAAAAGGAGATATTAGAAAAGAAAACATGTCTATAAAAGCCATTAAAAATTGGGGCAAACAACACACGTTATCAGAAGTAAAAAATTTATTAGAAAAAAATACTTCATTTGTATTTTTCAAGTCAACAAAGTATAAACCGGTTTGTGGAGCTAGTTCAATTCCTTTAATTGCAAAAACATCTATAGCAACAGATACAAGAATAATTAAACCAGGCAACATTTTATTAGCAAAAATTCCTATTTTAAATAAAACTGGACAATTCACTAATACGTATGAAACTAGACTTTTAATAGCATTAGATGTTGGGGGGGCAATAAAAGGGCAAAAACTAGATCTCTATCAAGGAATTGGAGAACAAGCAGGTATTACGGCAGGATTTTATAACCACTACGGATACATATGGGTATTAAAAAAAGATATATAA